A single genomic interval of Littorina saxatilis isolate snail1 linkage group LG17, US_GU_Lsax_2.0, whole genome shotgun sequence harbors:
- the LOC138953736 gene encoding ankyrin repeat and SOCS box protein 2-like, which yields MDNKYEDDPQQYKTTGVAARVGDLMGLQQMVWNGRPVDVFDNRGWSPLHEAAHGGFSGCAEFLLRQPETDPDWRTHNNETATLIAARHGHSTCLRALINAQADINIATNEGFTPLYEAVRSRSPDCIRLLVKKGADLNCKAYTGYTALHQAAIMGRSQIVSYLLQQGARQDVQCCNGLTPLFMAVQSGNTDTVRVFLKHGAANAKDLKKDVVNLPAYDNATPLLIAAQEGHSDIVDLLLDHGADANIQVTETRAGPLQYAIYCGYEKCVASLIPVTDMQLFANDYGLMHPIVQAIKWPTTTMLKSLMDADLDPFDTRGMDGTQRTELRIREGLPERFGKGCVLCHIPGTAPLVCARYLLDHGLSANGGQANGCEANGHELPPLIAAMIRGHHPLLCLLLEYGAKPNIYFDHVGGNVAMLYALHYDLQFWSDFGENEDEEGKESAAMANSFTKDNGNSSGVNQWLSQRKQSYLFRLFAAGGEVGSLFRENGEGGLKQWGLSQMLLNDLNVNDNEGKNEKSMLRMTAVLALLLCLSHNVESLPSALLKLVSADQAKELNTIAGRTNTLAQLCRHHIFRRLFMHEDNLEKGVASLGLPQTVCDYLLFPELAPYGRTLSTLLAQKPEEE from the exons ATGGACAATAAGTATGAAGATGATCCACAACAGTACAAGACAACAGGAGTGGCCGCTAGAGTTGGGGACCTGATGGGACTGCAACAGAtggtgtggaatg GTCGCCCAGTTGATGTATTTGACAACAGAGGTTGGAGTCCGTTACACGAAGCGGCACATGGGGGATTCTCTGGTTGTGCGGAATTTCTTCTGAGACAGC CGGAAACAGATCCTGACTGGAGAACTCATAACAATGAGACAGCCACCCTTATAGCTGCCAGACATGGCCACAGCACGTGTTTGCGAGCCCTGATTAATGCTCAGGCTGACATCAACATTGCAACCAATGAAGGTTTCACTCCACTGTATGAAG CCGTCAGGTCCAGAAGCCCGGACTGCATTCGCCTGCTGGTGAAGAAAGGGGCAGACCTGAACTGCAAGGCCTACACAGGCTACACAGCCTTGCACCAAGCAGCCATCATGGGGCGATCACAGATCGTGTCGTACCTGCTGCAGCAAGGGGCCAGGCAGGACGTGCAGTGCTGCAATGGCTTGACGCCTCTCTTCATGGCCGTTCAGAGTGGCAACACCGACACTGTGCGTGTGTTCTTGAAGCACGGTGCCGCAAATGCGAAAGATC TGAAAAAGGACGTGGTCAACCTGCCAGCATATGACAACGCGACCCCATTGTTGATAGCCGCCCAGGAGGGCCACTCGGACATCGTGGACTTACTGCTTGATCATGGAGCAGACGCCAACATTCAGGTCACAGAAACCAGGGCTGGTCCTCTGCAGTATGCTATCTATTGTGGCTATGAAAa GTGTGTAGCATCCCTCATTCCGGTGACCGACATGCAGTTGTTTGCCAATGACTACGGCTTGATGCACCCCATCGTTCAGGCCATCAAGTGGCCCACCACCACCATGCTCAAAAGTCTCATGGACGCTGACCTTGACCCTTTTGACACGCGCGGCATGGACGGTACCCAGAGGACAGAACTGAGAATCCGCGAAGGACTGCCCGAGAGATTCGGGAAAGGGTGTGTACTGTGCCATATCCCTGGCACAGCCCCCTTAGTGTGTGCTCGCTATCTTCTGGACCACGGACTGTCGGCCAATGGGGGACAAGCCAACGGATGCGAAGCCAACGGCCATGAGCTGCCTCCTCTCATTGCGGCCATGATCCGCGGCCACCATCCCTTGTTATGTCTTCTCCTGGAGTACGGTGCTAAGCCAAATATTTACTTCGATCACGTCGGAGGTAATGTCGCCATGCTGTACGCCTTGCACTATGATCTCCAGTTCTGGTCTGACTTTGGGGAGAATGAGGATGAAGAGGGAAAGGAAAGTGCAGCAATGGCAAATTCCTTCACAAAAGACAACGGCAACAGTTCGGGTGTTAACCAGTGGCTCAGCCAGCGAAAACAGTCGTACCTCTTCCGGCTTTTTGCTGCCGGAGGAGAAGTGGGGTCACTGTTTAGAGAAAATGGGGAAGGGGGGTTGAAGCAGTGGGGTCTGTCTCAAATGCTGCTGAATGATCTCAACGTCAACGACAACGAAGGAAAAAACGAGAAGAGCATGTTGCGGATGACGGCCGTGCTGGCACTGCTGCTGTGTTTGTCGCACAATGTGGAGTCTTTACCCAGCGCCCTGTTGAAGCTTGTCTCTGCTGACCAAGCCAAAGAGCTCAACACTATTGCAG GGAGGACCAACACCCTAGCTCAGCTGTGCAGGCATCACATTTTCCGCCGATTGTTCATGCACGAGGACAATTTGGAGAAaggagttgcctcccttggacTCCCACAGACTGTGTGTGATTACCTCCTCTTTCCAGAACTTGCACCATACGGTCGGACGTTAAGTACCCTGCTGGCACAGAAGCCAGAAGAAGAATAA
- the LOC138953737 gene encoding spermatogenesis-associated protein 17-like: MAAMVRLLRQVEGIVEDSYARKNEAEAEREKEYTAVVTVQAWFRASRVRAYMKHLNSCATVVQKTWRGFLGRRFYRVLVKNSVFIMKLNYYNNMATNVQKMWRGYYIRKYVFNYYSRKRYLEALQIKNEIIRSELEDYAEQQDVMRKRIEEQREKIRQEREARKNHHLISTHVIPGVYNSPFLPFPAEQEYILRSVKPLPHSKRQATKSSFDPAWASYNDKLPKSLPPLAEKPQGPFRRPGSVQQQRYKPFQPTLRVSTDFYGLEKAREILKGEEWVTRYNDEIFQPFTRSDARRYEPLMHSTSMFGHQPYGTKYFREEQLDKHVTQLPFKSLVPPIPILDKLNDTYSQGQV; the protein is encoded by the exons atggcggccatggTCCGACTGCTGCGGCAGGTCGAAGGAATCGTGGAAGATTCCTACgcaagaaaaaa tgaGGCAGAAGCAGAAAGGGAAAAGGAATACACGGCTGTCGTCACAGTCCAAGCATGGTTCCGAGCCAGCAGAGTCCGTGCGTACATGAA ACACCTGAACAGCTGCGCAACAGTTGTACAAAAAACATGGAGAGGTTTCCTCGGGCGTAGATTCTACAGGGTATTGGTGAAA AACAGCGTATTTATCATGAAACTGAACTACTACAACAACATGGCCACAAAC GTTCAAAAGATGTGGAGAGGGTATTATATCCGGAAGTATGTGTTTAACTACTACAGTCGTAAACGTTACCTTGAGGCCCTTCAAATCAAGAATGAAATCATCAG GTCAGAGCTGGAGGATTATGCAGAGCAACAGGACGTGATGCGCAAGAGGATTGAAGAGCAGCGTGAAAAGATTCGCCAGGAGCGCGAGGCTCGCAAAAACCATCACCTCATCAGCACACACGTCATTCCTGGAGTCTACAACTCTCCATTCCTGCC GTTCCCAGCTGAGCAGGAGTACATTTTGCGCAGCGTAAAGCCTCTGCCCCACTCCAAGAGACAAGCCACCAAGAGCAGTTTCGATCCCGCTTGGGCTAGCTACAATGACAAGCTTCCCAAAAGTCTGCCTCCTCTGGCCGAAAAACCTCAG GGTCCATTCCGGAGACCCGGGTCTGTCCAGCAGCAGAGGTACAAGCCGTTCCAGCCCACACTGCGTGTGTCAACTGACTTCTACGGCCTGGAGAAAGCGCGCGAAATCCTGAAGGGCGAGGAATGGGTCACCAGATACAACGATGAAAt ATTCCAGCCCTTCACCAGATCTGATGCCCGCCGCTATGAACCACTGATGCACAGTACCTCTATGTTTGGCCATCAGCCTTATGGGACCAAGTACTTCCGCGAAGAACAGTTGGACAAACATGTTACACAGTTG CCTTTCAAGTCATTGGTGCCTCCGATTCCTATTCTGGATAAGCTAAACGACACATACTCACAAGGACAAGTTTGA
- the LOC138953738 gene encoding uncharacterized protein C2orf73 homolog, whose protein sequence is MTLYMPPLQRKKPVSEKYNPDSFRVISNDAETTHPKFEPQQYRATFEPPTPSESLFPEIANCRRTRVLPKPTADYRANNPHPKSCSFIRTDVRLLNEPVCTVFTKDTHSQQQSWWPSRPNKGTLEKGEYTTDTTYRDDFIDTRDLSPPRSTRHASNPNTQPARGIAPVNFLREKDGSQGFYREAVSFEHMYNSRKDPNYHMKTKRHGCYVYSKVDPEAKRRFIEYHTKRDMEETQQLAAQTSHSAKNQMSPSPRAACQPLSAPSPQRTPNTTSTVPSPKMMPTRSSPIEFYDPTGRILQ, encoded by the exons ATGACGCTGTACATGCCTCCGCTACAGCGCAAGAAGCCGGTCTCTGAAAAATACAA TCCAGACTCGTTTCGTGTGATCAGCAATGATGCAGAGACCACCCACCCTAAGTTCGAACCACAGCAGTATCGCGCAACTTTCGAACCACCAACGCCCAGCGAGAGCCTCTTCCCTGAAATAGCCAACTGCCGCCGCACGCGTGTCCTGCCGAAGCCAACAGCGGACTACCGTGCAAATAATCCACACCCCAAGTCATGCTCCTTTATTCGAACAGATGTGCGCCTCTTGAATGAACCTGTGTGCACA GTCTTCACAAAGGACACTCACTCACAACAGCAGAGCTGGTGGCCCTCACGCCCCAACAAAGGAACGTTGGAGAAAGGGGAGTATACTACAGACACAACATACAGAGATGACTTCATTGACACCCGAGATCTCAGTCCACCACGGTCTACCCGCCATGCTTCAAATCCCAACACTCAACCTGCCAGAGGCATCG CTCCAGTCAATTTCTTGAGGGAGAAAGATGGCAGTCAAGGCTTTTACAGGGAAGCCGTCTCATTCGAACACATGTACAACAGCAGAAAGGATCCAAATTACCATATGAAAACCAAG CGACACGGCTGTTACGTGTACAGCAAGGTAGACCCTGAGGCGAAACGGAGATTCATTGAATACCACACCAAGCGAGACATGGAGGAAACTCAACAACTCGCTGCGCAGACCTCACATTCGGCCAAGAACCAGATGTCGCCATCACCGAGAGCTGCCTGCCAGCCCTTGTCAGCGCCATCGCCTCAAAGAACGCCGAATACCACCTCAACGGTTCCTAGTCCCAAGATGATGCCAACAAGATCCTCACCCATTGAATTTTATGATCCCACAGGAAGAATACTGCAATAA